A genomic stretch from Chitinophaga agri includes:
- a CDS encoding winged helix-turn-helix transcriptional regulator gives MTMKVQYIERIPDKQECDSSLTSVMDTLYVLGGKWKLPLILSLVQSPKRFNEILHDLEGISPKILAKELKDLELNAFVTRNVVATKPVTIIYEATQYSLTLKNVLRELSAWGKQHRELIRRSIQRDRETRN, from the coding sequence ATGACAATGAAAGTTCAGTACATAGAAAGAATTCCTGACAAACAGGAATGCGACAGCTCGCTCACCAGCGTAATGGATACGCTGTATGTTCTCGGTGGCAAATGGAAACTACCACTGATCTTAAGCCTTGTGCAGTCTCCGAAACGATTCAATGAGATCCTGCATGACCTGGAAGGCATTTCTCCAAAGATCCTGGCAAAAGAGCTAAAAGATCTGGAACTGAATGCATTTGTGACGCGTAATGTGGTAGCAACGAAACCAGTCACTATCATCTACGAGGCGACACAATATAGTCTGACGCTGAAGAACGTATTACGTGAGCTCAGTGCATGGGGTAAACAACACCGGGAGCTCATCAGGAGGAGTATACAAAGGGACCGGGAGACCCGCAACTAA
- a CDS encoding tetratricopeptide repeat-containing sensor histidine kinase: protein MVTTKIWFYLVALILLPSGIFAQNTPATLEVRLEKDRDGAALLKQINVNANDTNQVKLTLKAIRMYWYLRSETGKLDTCMVLAKKAYKVSTELKYTEGINEAAFILCKAYMVRNNAGEASKLLTAAYGEQRVKLMLAMAEYYVFEFEPSDPEYRKALPLMKDGIKVCETYRSDRWLDECMVLQGKYLFKSGDYQGGRNSFMNIIRKHHAAGNYGRAAKFWSELGNNTPENDSTFEDIRHSHEMAVHNYYQANDLKNAAYCLRDLAVVNGNHNRTDSSERQLLRVITTLKAIGERVTPTTYNILGDFYRFTGQYDKALYYTLEALNVTADNETQARAHSHLLIGRTYEKLRDYSNSLKHYQLALNIISPRNKRLRSLIANDMAYVTAVAGNPQKALSDLNDFIKVNPHPFLNSKQEFAATFGAIYSLMGDYVRAEKYYLEMLSLNKAVNEENGRLVNESGSTLASGGAYFLIGKFYTARGNFSAANGYLKRSLQNAQFLDADQELETYELLFKTDSALGNYLSAIKHLERHRILYDSINSVQKNRQITELGLKYETEQRLKDIEILRNKETKNLAALQKADFIRNIIIAGALVTLLFAVFAYRAYYNKRRSNRELQAQREEIDSQNQVLQVLLSQKDQFLKEKEWLLKEIHHRVKNNLQIIMSLLNSQSAHLRNTDAIEAITTSGNRVRSIALIHQKLYGGESLSSVNMPEYVADLVRYMMDGFDTRERGITFVQKIDSINIDVAQAVPVGLILNEAITNAVKYAFGKNGGEIIIDFHRTGDGVILSIADNGKGLPVGFDISQSNSLGMEMMQGLAKQLRGKLDISSEGGTIVQVGFRLLPATDGALPVTDN from the coding sequence ATGGTAACAACCAAAATCTGGTTTTATTTAGTAGCATTGATCTTGTTGCCGTCAGGAATATTTGCACAAAATACACCTGCCACACTGGAAGTGAGGCTGGAAAAGGATCGCGACGGTGCGGCATTACTGAAGCAAATAAATGTTAATGCAAATGATACCAATCAGGTCAAATTAACACTTAAGGCAATACGTATGTATTGGTACCTGCGGTCAGAAACGGGTAAACTGGATACCTGTATGGTGCTGGCAAAGAAGGCTTACAAGGTGAGCACTGAACTGAAATACACGGAGGGTATAAACGAGGCCGCATTCATTTTGTGTAAGGCGTACATGGTGAGAAATAATGCTGGCGAAGCAAGCAAACTGCTTACAGCTGCTTATGGCGAGCAACGTGTAAAGCTGATGCTTGCCATGGCAGAATATTACGTTTTTGAGTTTGAACCCAGTGACCCGGAATACAGGAAGGCGTTGCCGCTCATGAAAGACGGCATAAAGGTATGTGAAACATATCGTTCTGACCGATGGTTAGACGAATGCATGGTGCTTCAGGGAAAATATCTTTTTAAGAGTGGCGACTATCAGGGTGGCAGGAACTCGTTTATGAACATCATTCGTAAACATCATGCGGCGGGAAATTACGGAAGGGCGGCCAAATTTTGGTCTGAACTGGGGAATAATACGCCGGAGAATGACAGTACATTTGAAGATATCCGCCATAGTCATGAAATGGCCGTGCATAATTATTATCAGGCAAACGATCTTAAAAATGCGGCCTATTGCTTACGGGATCTTGCTGTTGTAAATGGAAATCATAACCGGACAGATTCTTCAGAGCGACAGCTGCTCCGCGTTATTACAACACTAAAGGCTATCGGGGAGCGCGTTACGCCAACGACGTACAATATACTTGGAGATTTCTACCGGTTCACCGGACAATATGATAAAGCGTTATATTATACATTGGAGGCACTCAATGTCACTGCTGACAATGAAACACAGGCCAGGGCGCATAGTCATTTATTAATAGGCAGGACATATGAAAAACTGCGTGACTATTCCAATAGCCTGAAGCATTATCAGCTTGCTTTGAATATCATTAGTCCAAGAAATAAACGTCTGCGATCGCTTATTGCTAATGATATGGCCTACGTAACGGCTGTTGCGGGGAACCCCCAAAAAGCGCTTTCTGATCTGAATGACTTTATTAAAGTAAATCCTCACCCATTTCTAAATAGCAAGCAGGAATTCGCTGCTACCTTTGGAGCGATCTATTCATTAATGGGAGATTATGTCAGGGCAGAGAAATATTATCTGGAAATGTTAAGTCTTAACAAGGCTGTTAACGAGGAGAACGGCCGGCTGGTTAACGAGTCAGGATCAACGCTCGCAAGTGGTGGCGCCTACTTTCTGATCGGGAAGTTTTACACAGCACGCGGGAATTTCAGTGCCGCAAATGGCTATCTGAAAAGATCATTGCAGAACGCACAGTTCCTTGATGCCGATCAGGAACTGGAGACCTATGAGCTGCTCTTTAAAACCGATTCAGCTTTGGGTAACTACCTGTCAGCCATTAAGCATCTCGAACGACACAGAATATTATATGATTCCATTAACAGTGTGCAGAAGAACAGGCAGATAACTGAGCTCGGTTTGAAGTATGAGACGGAGCAGCGATTGAAAGATATCGAGATACTCCGGAACAAAGAGACGAAGAATCTGGCAGCTTTACAGAAGGCTGACTTTATCAGGAATATAATCATTGCCGGCGCCCTTGTTACATTGTTATTCGCCGTATTTGCCTACAGGGCGTATTATAACAAGCGTCGTAGTAACCGCGAACTGCAGGCGCAACGAGAAGAGATCGATAGTCAGAACCAGGTGCTGCAGGTGCTGTTATCGCAGAAAGATCAGTTCCTGAAGGAGAAGGAATGGCTGTTGAAGGAAATCCATCACCGGGTAAAGAACAATTTGCAGATCATTATGAGCCTGTTGAACTCTCAGTCTGCGCATCTCAGAAATACAGATGCGATCGAGGCGATCACTACCAGCGGTAACAGGGTACGGTCCATTGCATTGATCCATCAGAAGCTCTATGGTGGCGAGAGCCTTTCCAGTGTTAATATGCCCGAATATGTGGCAGACCTTGTACGGTACATGATGGATGGATTTGACACCCGGGAACGTGGGATCACCTTTGTACAAAAGATAGACAGTATCAATATTGATGTGGCTCAGGCGGTTCCTGTCGGGCTTATATTGAACGAAGCCATTACGAATGCAGTCAAGTATGCCTTTGGTAAAAATGGTGGTGAGATCATTATTGATTTCCATCGTACCGGAGATGGTGTGATATTATCTATTGCAGATAATGGGAAAGGGCTGCCTGTGGGGTTTGATATCAGTCAATCCAATTCACTGGGTATGGAAATGATGCAGGGGCTCGCTAAGCAGCTGAGAGGTAAATTGGACATCAGTAGTGAGGGAGGGACCATTGTACAGGTCGGATTTAGGCTGCTTCCTGCAACGGACGGCGCATTGCCGGTTACGGATAATTAA
- a CDS encoding FAD binding domain-containing protein, protein MRPFKFSIAGDPETAITTVSANANAKFLGGGTNLLDLMKEDVTHPSALINITRLKHTAIEKTDNGILIGGMATNSFTANHEKIRKNYPLLSMAILAGASAQIRNMATNGGNLNQRTRCTYFYDVSMPCNKREPGSGCGALKGMNRNHAIFGWSEKCVAVYPSDMAVALSALDAVVHVQGGSTGKRTIPFADFHRLPGNNPEIDNNLKHGELITSIELPENDLADHSYYLKIRERSSYAFALVSVAAAMSLDGTKIKDVRIALGGVAHKPWRAAAAEQLLKGRDATIANFKAAATAELSKAKPLEHNKYKVKLAGDAIVRALTYALNGAGYGIEAGLHSEV, encoded by the coding sequence ATGAGACCATTCAAATTTTCAATTGCTGGTGATCCTGAGACTGCGATCACTACTGTTTCCGCAAACGCCAATGCAAAATTCCTTGGTGGTGGAACGAACCTCCTGGACCTGATGAAGGAAGATGTCACACATCCTTCTGCACTCATAAATATCACCCGCCTGAAACATACTGCTATTGAGAAAACCGACAATGGCATTCTGATTGGTGGCATGGCGACGAATTCATTCACTGCCAATCATGAGAAAATACGCAAAAATTATCCACTGCTTAGTATGGCTATCCTGGCGGGTGCCAGTGCACAGATCAGAAATATGGCCACAAATGGAGGAAATCTGAATCAGCGCACACGCTGCACCTATTTTTATGATGTCTCTATGCCATGCAATAAACGTGAACCAGGATCTGGTTGCGGTGCCCTGAAAGGCATGAACCGCAATCATGCCATTTTCGGCTGGTCTGAAAAGTGCGTGGCCGTATATCCGTCTGACATGGCAGTGGCGTTATCTGCACTGGATGCTGTCGTACATGTGCAAGGTGGATCCACAGGAAAGCGTACTATCCCGTTTGCCGATTTTCACCGGTTACCAGGTAATAATCCGGAGATAGATAATAATCTGAAACATGGAGAGCTAATCACTTCCATAGAACTACCGGAAAATGATCTTGCTGATCATTCCTATTATCTGAAAATCCGTGAGCGGTCATCCTATGCATTTGCACTGGTGTCAGTGGCCGCTGCTATGTCTTTAGACGGCACAAAGATCAAAGATGTCCGGATCGCGCTGGGAGGTGTCGCCCACAAACCCTGGCGCGCTGCTGCTGCCGAGCAATTGTTAAAAGGCAGGGATGCCACAATAGCCAATTTCAAGGCCGCCGCAACGGCGGAGTTAAGCAAGGCTAAACCTTTGGAACATAATAAGTACAAAGTGAAGCTGGCAGGAGATGCTATTGTGCGGGCGCTTACTTATGCGCTGAATGGGGCTGGCTATGGCATCGAAGCGGGCCTTCATAGCGAAGTCTGA
- a CDS encoding FMN-dependent NADH-azoreductase, which yields MKRILHLISSIQGNESYSYKLSRAIVEKVIEKYPGSTVENVDLNDHEPPHLNPTILQSMFTPVDQLTAEAKESIRYSDAAVAQILAADIIVIGAPLYNYTIPSSLKAWIDHITRAGITFGYSEKGPVGKVLGKKVYLAMASGGVYSEGPGKVNDFVAPYLKAFLGALGMTDLTVFRVEGVKVAGVKEQALEKGIAGIHID from the coding sequence ATGAAACGTATCCTTCATCTGATTTCAAGTATTCAGGGAAATGAATCTTACAGCTACAAACTCAGCAGGGCCATTGTAGAAAAAGTCATTGAAAAGTATCCGGGTAGTACCGTGGAAAATGTGGATCTGAATGATCACGAACCACCGCATCTGAACCCAACTATCCTTCAGTCTATGTTCACACCCGTTGACCAGCTGACGGCAGAAGCGAAAGAGTCGATCCGTTACTCCGACGCTGCGGTCGCACAGATACTGGCAGCGGATATCATTGTCATCGGTGCACCACTGTATAATTATACGATCCCTTCATCACTGAAAGCCTGGATCGATCATATCACCCGGGCAGGGATCACTTTTGGTTATAGTGAAAAGGGTCCCGTAGGCAAGGTACTTGGAAAGAAAGTATATTTAGCAATGGCTTCCGGTGGGGTGTATTCGGAAGGGCCGGGTAAGGTGAATGACTTTGTGGCGCCTTATCTGAAAGCTTTTCTGGGTGCTTTGGGTATGACGGATCTGACAGTGTTTCGTGTGGAAGGAGTGAAGGTGGCAGGAGTTAAAGAGCAGGCATTGGAGAAGGGGATAGCGGGTATTCATATAGACTGA
- a CDS encoding 2Fe-2S iron-sulfur cluster-binding protein has product MEDQPKFPDLTDAERSALEELMPDEISEIITSGMKRRHFLKLFTFTGTGLLATHLLGIEQLMARSATGNPLPPTGIENGINVSFKVNGNTQQLLLDSRMTLLDALRERLDLTGSKKGCDHGQCGACTVIIDGRRVLSCLTLAATCEDREVTTIEGLADGNKLHPMQEAFIKHDGFQCGYCTPGQICSAVALVNEAKDGEASYVTNNIRKTGKAVELSDEEIRERMSGNICRCGAYPNIVNAIREVQGDKAVAQVWQFADGTI; this is encoded by the coding sequence ATGGAAGATCAACCCAAGTTTCCAGATTTAACGGATGCAGAGCGGAGTGCTCTCGAAGAACTCATGCCTGATGAAATCAGTGAGATCATCACATCGGGCATGAAGAGGCGCCATTTCCTGAAATTATTCACTTTCACCGGGACTGGCTTACTGGCCACCCATCTTCTCGGTATTGAGCAACTGATGGCCAGAAGTGCCACCGGCAATCCACTCCCACCAACCGGCATTGAAAATGGCATCAATGTCTCTTTCAAGGTAAATGGTAATACGCAGCAATTATTGCTGGATTCCCGCATGACCTTACTGGATGCGCTACGTGAGCGCCTGGATCTGACAGGTTCAAAAAAAGGATGTGATCATGGGCAGTGTGGCGCCTGCACAGTTATTATTGACGGGCGCCGCGTGCTCTCATGTCTTACACTTGCAGCCACTTGTGAGGATAGAGAGGTCACGACGATAGAGGGCCTGGCAGATGGCAATAAGCTGCATCCCATGCAGGAAGCTTTTATCAAACATGACGGCTTTCAGTGTGGGTATTGCACACCAGGCCAGATCTGTTCTGCTGTAGCCCTGGTCAATGAAGCAAAAGACGGGGAAGCCAGCTATGTCACAAACAATATACGGAAAACGGGAAAAGCCGTGGAACTTTCCGATGAAGAAATACGCGAAAGGATGTCGGGGAATATCTGCCGCTGCGGAGCCTACCCGAATATTGTGAATGCCATTCGTGAAGTGCAGGGAGATAAAGCTGTAGCCCAGGTATGGCAATTTGCCGACGGTACTATTTGA
- a CDS encoding xanthine dehydrogenase family protein molybdopterin-binding subunit produces MSETGKPISRIDGRLKVTGKATYAAEFNQPGMVYAFPVRATIAKGTIASIDDVTAKKEPGVIAVISYKNAMKLKPLDMQAQMKAGAAFLGETLPPLQDNKVHYIGQFIAVVVAETYEQARAAAYKLKVRYTQDKAATDLTAALPHATKPKVFMGEDAQVNEGKTATPLAAAAHRISQTYSTPAEHHHPMEPHATVAVWNSTDKLTLYDATQGVGMTSAIAAYFLGLSPENVQVIAPFVGGGFGSKGLWLHTLLVAMAAKATGKPVKLALTRQMMQTNVGHRAATIQHVAIGTDSAGKLSALRHHTDTYTNLTNFFEPSGKQSLVLYKAPLREVTYNVTKLNRGTPTFMRAPGETPGTFALESAIDEMAYKLKMDPVEFRIANHTGSDPMKGHAFSTDFLIDCYTRGAERFGWSNRSMEPRQKRNGKYLVGYGMATATYPGGRSAASVKVVMNTQGDVTVMTASIDIGTGTYTVLAQTVADSLGVPVDRIQVKIGDSSLPAAPLAGGSQTTASIHPAAMEACVMLRKELASLAIADPSSRLHGRNPEEISYSNGKLFVKGDEKTADSYTDIITRTKRNEIEACATTQPVSGAGLTIPGALCTPQTTPAEQNSDIKQYAFHSFGAQFAEVWVDEDFGTIRVTRFTSVQDVGRIMNEKTARSQIIGGVIFGIGAALMEATEYDKRWGNPVMRTLADYHVPVNLDVPPIDVHFIGKPDPHISPIGARGIGEIGITGVSAAIANAVFNATGKRLRDLPLTPDKLV; encoded by the coding sequence ATGAGTGAAACCGGCAAACCCATCAGCCGTATAGATGGCCGCTTAAAGGTCACTGGTAAGGCTACATATGCTGCAGAATTTAACCAGCCCGGTATGGTATATGCGTTTCCTGTACGTGCCACCATCGCAAAAGGTACAATCGCCTCCATCGATGATGTTACCGCAAAAAAAGAACCAGGCGTGATCGCTGTGATCAGCTATAAAAATGCCATGAAGCTGAAACCCCTCGATATGCAGGCTCAGATGAAAGCTGGCGCCGCATTCCTGGGAGAAACCCTGCCGCCTCTTCAGGATAACAAAGTACATTACATCGGTCAGTTCATTGCCGTTGTCGTCGCTGAGACATACGAGCAGGCGCGCGCTGCCGCTTATAAATTAAAGGTCCGTTATACTCAGGACAAGGCGGCCACAGATCTCACCGCTGCACTTCCTCACGCCACAAAACCGAAAGTATTTATGGGAGAGGATGCACAGGTGAACGAAGGGAAAACTGCCACCCCACTAGCGGCAGCTGCACACCGGATAAGCCAAACTTATTCGACACCTGCAGAACACCATCACCCCATGGAACCACATGCTACCGTGGCGGTATGGAATAGTACTGATAAACTGACTTTGTATGATGCCACTCAGGGCGTGGGCATGACAAGCGCTATTGCCGCCTATTTCCTGGGTCTCTCGCCTGAAAATGTGCAGGTCATAGCACCATTTGTAGGCGGCGGTTTCGGCAGTAAAGGATTATGGCTGCATACACTGTTAGTGGCTATGGCAGCAAAAGCAACAGGAAAACCGGTAAAACTCGCGCTCACCAGACAGATGATGCAGACCAATGTCGGACATCGTGCAGCTACCATCCAACACGTAGCCATTGGAACAGATAGCGCCGGAAAACTGAGTGCCCTACGTCATCACACGGACACCTACACTAATCTTACAAACTTTTTTGAACCAAGTGGTAAACAATCACTCGTTTTATACAAGGCACCGCTACGCGAAGTCACCTATAATGTCACCAAACTGAATCGGGGCACGCCCACCTTCATGCGCGCACCAGGTGAAACACCAGGTACATTTGCACTGGAATCTGCTATAGATGAAATGGCATACAAACTGAAGATGGATCCGGTCGAATTCAGGATCGCCAACCATACAGGCAGCGACCCCATGAAAGGCCACGCATTCTCCACCGATTTCCTGATCGACTGCTACACAAGAGGTGCTGAGAGATTCGGCTGGTCGAACCGGTCCATGGAGCCACGTCAAAAGCGCAACGGTAAATATCTTGTGGGATATGGAATGGCCACCGCCACCTATCCGGGCGGCAGGAGCGCTGCTTCCGTAAAAGTAGTGATGAACACACAAGGCGACGTCACCGTAATGACTGCATCTATTGATATCGGAACCGGCACCTATACCGTACTGGCACAAACAGTTGCTGATTCGCTGGGTGTACCTGTAGACCGCATTCAGGTAAAGATCGGTGATTCGAGTCTTCCCGCAGCACCACTGGCCGGCGGTTCACAAACAACTGCCAGCATCCACCCGGCTGCAATGGAGGCCTGTGTCATGCTCAGGAAGGAACTTGCCAGCCTGGCGATTGCAGACCCTTCATCCAGGCTCCATGGCAGAAACCCCGAAGAGATCAGCTACAGCAATGGGAAACTGTTTGTAAAAGGTGACGAGAAAACAGCTGATTCATATACAGACATCATTACCAGGACTAAAAGAAATGAGATAGAGGCCTGCGCCACTACCCAGCCTGTCTCGGGAGCAGGCTTGACCATTCCGGGCGCTCTTTGTACCCCGCAGACAACGCCCGCTGAACAAAACAGTGATATCAAACAATATGCTTTTCATTCGTTTGGCGCTCAGTTCGCCGAAGTATGGGTGGATGAGGATTTTGGCACTATTCGCGTAACACGCTTCACCAGCGTACAGGACGTAGGCCGTATCATGAACGAAAAGACAGCCCGTTCACAGATTATCGGAGGAGTTATTTTCGGCATTGGAGCTGCCTTAATGGAGGCTACCGAATACGACAAACGCTGGGGTAATCCTGTTATGCGGACGCTGGCCGACTATCACGTACCCGTTAACCTGGATGTACCACCGATTGATGTACATTTTATCGGAAAACCAGACCCGCACATATCCCCTATCGGAGCACGCGGTATAGGAGAGATCGGGATTACCGGCGTTTCGGCAGCCATTGCCAATGCGGTGTTCAATGCTACGGGTAAACGGTTAAGAGATCTTCCGCTGACGCCTGATAAACTGGTGTGA